From the Deltaproteobacteria bacterium genome, one window contains:
- a CDS encoding thiolase domain-containing protein (Catalyzes the synthesis of acetoacetyl coenzyme A from two molecules of acetyl coenzyme A. It can also act as a thiolase, catalyzing the reverse reaction and generating two-carbon units from the four-carbon product of fatty acid oxidation) has protein sequence MSIWGRTAIAGAWEHPTRFAPHMTAFQIHAESARGALADAGLTIRDVDGFFTSGVGPIGLLSLCHHLDLRPDHVDSTSIGGSSFVSHCLHAAAAIAAGLCKVALVTYGSTAASERFAIGTAGTLVGEPPDQFEAPFGPTVVGSYAMVAQRHMHEYGTSSAQLAEIAVTMRRHAGLNPNAKYREPITVEDVLASRMISSPLHLLDCCVISDGGGALVLTSTERARDLAKPPVLILGGAEAVRHLGVGRHDLLDIAARQSGPLALARAGVRHDDIDCCMVYDSYTITVLVTLEALGFCKPGEGGAFCADGRIGLGGALPVNTDGGGLSSNHPGMRGIFLVIEAVRQLRGGAGPAQVPDAKLALVHGTGGMLGQRHSGVTMILGQA, from the coding sequence ATGAGCATCTGGGGCAGGACCGCGATCGCGGGCGCGTGGGAGCATCCGACGCGCTTCGCGCCGCACATGACGGCGTTCCAGATCCACGCCGAGAGTGCGCGCGGCGCGCTCGCCGACGCGGGACTCACCATCCGCGACGTCGACGGCTTCTTCACGAGCGGCGTCGGGCCGATCGGGCTCCTCTCGCTCTGCCACCACCTCGACCTCCGGCCCGACCACGTCGACTCGACGTCGATCGGCGGCTCCTCCTTCGTCTCCCACTGCCTCCACGCGGCCGCGGCGATTGCGGCGGGGCTCTGCAAGGTGGCGCTCGTGACCTACGGCTCGACCGCCGCCTCCGAGCGCTTTGCGATCGGCACGGCCGGCACGCTCGTCGGCGAGCCGCCCGATCAGTTCGAGGCGCCCTTCGGGCCCACCGTGGTCGGCTCGTACGCCATGGTCGCCCAGCGCCACATGCACGAGTACGGCACGAGCAGCGCCCAGCTCGCCGAGATCGCGGTCACCATGCGGCGGCACGCCGGTCTCAACCCCAATGCGAAGTACCGGGAGCCGATCACGGTGGAGGACGTGCTCGCCTCGCGCATGATCTCCTCGCCGCTCCACCTGCTCGACTGCTGCGTCATCTCCGACGGCGGCGGCGCGCTCGTCCTCACCTCGACGGAGCGCGCGCGCGACCTCGCGAAACCGCCGGTGCTCATCCTCGGCGGCGCCGAGGCGGTCCGTCACCTCGGCGTCGGCCGGCACGACCTGCTCGACATCGCCGCGCGGCAGTCGGGCCCGCTGGCGCTCGCGCGCGCCGGCGTCCGGCACGACGACATCGACTGCTGCATGGTCTACGACTCCTACACGATCACCGTCCTCGTGACGCTCGAGGCGCTCGGCTTCTGTAAGCCGGGCGAGGGTGGCGCCTTCTGCGCCGACGGCCGCATCGGCCTCGGCGGCGCGCTGCCGGTCAACACCGACGGCGGCGGGCTGTCGTCGAACCACCCCGGTATGCGCGGCATCTTCCTGGTCATCGAGGCGGTGCGGCAGCTCCGCGGCGGCGCCGGCCCGGCGCAGGTGCCGGACGCGAAGCTCGCGCTCGTCCACGGCACGGGCGGCATGCTCGGCCAGCGGCACAGCGGCGTCACCATGATCCTGGGACAGGC
- a CDS encoding alpha/beta fold hydrolase produces MPAKYVTLDGVAVHYLHSGPTTLPDVPPALDRGRLFLLVHAAGSNAGMWRRQVEAAAIDNSVVALDLPGHGRSSGIEGLPTIDAYADFVVRFAAALRLRPVVLVGRSMGAAIGMTIAARRPELLQGLVLACAAARFPIRDENLAVLRDVVRGRLPQQFTTETFSPATGIDLMREAWTEQVKTDPRVRLTDLLACQAFDGRDLLARIRTPTLVVAGADDQVTPVALAEELARGIRGARLEVIPGAGHQAPLEQADRFNHLVASFAATLP; encoded by the coding sequence GTGCCCGCGAAGTACGTGACCCTCGACGGCGTCGCCGTCCATTACCTGCACAGCGGTCCGACGACGCTGCCCGACGTCCCGCCCGCGCTCGATCGCGGCCGGCTCTTCCTGCTCGTGCACGCGGCGGGCAGCAACGCCGGCATGTGGCGACGCCAAGTAGAGGCGGCGGCCATCGACAACAGCGTGGTCGCGCTCGACCTTCCCGGCCACGGGCGGTCGAGCGGCATCGAGGGCCTGCCGACCATCGATGCCTACGCCGACTTCGTCGTGCGCTTCGCCGCGGCGCTGCGGCTCCGGCCGGTCGTCCTCGTCGGGCGCAGCATGGGTGCGGCCATCGGCATGACGATCGCCGCGCGTCGCCCCGAGCTGCTCCAGGGCCTCGTGCTCGCCTGCGCTGCGGCGCGGTTCCCGATCCGGGACGAGAACCTTGCCGTGCTCCGCGACGTCGTCCGTGGCCGCCTCCCTCAGCAGTTCACCACGGAGACATTCTCCCCCGCGACGGGGATCGACCTCATGCGCGAGGCCTGGACCGAGCAGGTGAAGACCGACCCGCGCGTCCGCTTGACCGATCTGCTTGCTTGCCAGGCCTTCGACGGTCGCGACCTCCTCGCCCGCATCCGGACGCCCACACTGGTGGTGGCCGGCGCCGACGACCAGGTGACCCCCGTCGCGCTCGCCGAGGAGCTGGCGCGCGGCATCCGGGGTGCGCGGCTGGAGGTCATCCCCGGGGCCGGGCACCAGGCGCCGCTCGAGCAGGCCGATCGGTTCAACCATCTGGTGGCCTCCTTCGCGGCGACGCTCCCATGA
- a CDS encoding PIN domain-containing protein, whose protein sequence is MTRPRVFLDSGVLIEGLVSPWSAARGVLILGRAALFTFVVAEIVVEEAERALLRKLAQGYGGVARLRDDFRLLMKRLRVERIQHVSPARFEAARRLIRHVNDAPVLAAAMVAGPDWLVTGNTKHFTVTVARRTGLRIVTPTSFLEQSGAILPS, encoded by the coding sequence GTGACCCGCCCGCGCGTCTTTCTCGACAGCGGCGTCCTGATCGAAGGACTCGTGTCGCCGTGGAGCGCCGCACGTGGCGTCCTGATCCTCGGGAGGGCGGCGCTGTTCACTTTCGTCGTCGCAGAGATCGTCGTGGAGGAAGCCGAACGGGCACTTCTTCGGAAGCTCGCCCAAGGCTACGGTGGGGTAGCACGGCTCCGGGACGATTTCCGGCTTCTCATGAAGCGTTTGCGCGTCGAGCGCATTCAGCACGTGTCGCCGGCGCGGTTTGAGGCCGCCCGACGGCTGATCCGCCACGTGAACGATGCGCCGGTGCTCGCTGCCGCGATGGTGGCAGGGCCCGACTGGTTGGTCACCGGCAACACGAAACACTTCACCGTGACCGTGGCGCGACGGACCGGGCTTCGCATCGTCACGCCAACTTCGTTCCTGGAGCAGTCGGGCGCCATCCTTCCCTCGTGA
- a CDS encoding DUF1566 domain-containing protein: MFGLLLASAILAFRSSAIAAPGDPFGGDDAGCIPPTAAVGRCEDGVQKALTKYIQTVIKCHIKAADAAVNSMPFDEELCESDPSTAKGAKERYDAAIAKLALTCSGQCAVLNAPGLRATVETLLDDGNGAIYGCPGAPFGGDDAGNVPTDPLTAKCEDGVAKANTKYIQAVTKCHIKAADAGVKGKPFDEELCESDPVGGKGAKEKYDAAIAKLALSCPACSTANASALRAATEVSIECHNGDIYCDGTTPSACAANCPTNTSTTMSPTTTTTTTSTSTTTSTTLPVCFQDLADGTILDTCTNLQWEKKTTPVDSGVNAADLHDVDNRYSWAGQCTVYPNNLCQPNLAAETACKAQTHSAPWSCEQCPSYLGTCDVYGAITTVWDWLTQVNAESFAGHSDWRLATTAGCCGWETGDLEELGSIRDLGQGICGGGSGACIDPIFGPTAAADYYSASTAGNDGNAAGIVPFDSGGLGIGGKMYGMRVRAVR, encoded by the coding sequence ATGTTTGGCCTGCTCCTCGCGTCCGCGATCCTGGCCTTTAGGTCGTCGGCCATCGCCGCCCCCGGTGATCCCTTCGGCGGGGACGATGCCGGCTGCATCCCGCCGACGGCAGCCGTCGGGAGGTGCGAGGACGGGGTCCAGAAGGCGCTGACAAAGTACATCCAGACCGTGATCAAGTGTCACATCAAGGCGGCCGACGCGGCCGTGAACAGCATGCCCTTCGACGAGGAGCTGTGCGAGTCCGACCCGTCGACCGCCAAGGGCGCGAAGGAGAGGTACGACGCGGCGATCGCGAAGCTCGCGCTCACCTGCAGCGGGCAGTGCGCGGTCCTCAATGCGCCGGGGCTGCGGGCGACGGTCGAGACGCTTCTCGACGACGGCAACGGGGCTATCTACGGCTGTCCGGGAGCGCCCTTCGGCGGGGATGACGCCGGCAACGTGCCGACCGATCCCCTCACCGCGAAGTGCGAGGACGGGGTGGCGAAGGCGAATACGAAGTACATCCAGGCGGTCACCAAGTGCCACATCAAGGCCGCGGACGCGGGCGTGAAGGGGAAGCCGTTCGACGAGGAGCTGTGCGAGTCCGACCCGGTGGGCGGGAAGGGCGCGAAGGAGAAGTACGACGCCGCGATCGCCAAGCTGGCGCTCAGCTGCCCGGCGTGCAGCACGGCGAACGCGAGCGCGCTCCGCGCGGCCACCGAGGTGAGCATCGAATGTCACAACGGCGACATCTACTGCGACGGGACCACGCCGAGCGCGTGCGCCGCGAACTGTCCGACGAACACCAGCACGACAATGTCGCCGACGACCACCACCACCACCACATCCACAAGCACGACGACGAGCACAACCCTCCCCGTCTGCTTCCAGGATCTGGCAGACGGCACGATCCTCGACACTTGCACCAATCTCCAATGGGAGAAGAAGACCACCCCGGTAGACAGCGGAGTGAACGCCGCGGACCTGCATGATGTGGACAACCGCTACAGCTGGGCGGGCCAGTGCACGGTGTATCCCAACAACCTGTGCCAGCCGAATCTGGCGGCCGAAACCGCGTGCAAAGCGCAGACGCATTCCGCGCCCTGGAGCTGCGAGCAGTGCCCGAGTTACTTGGGAACATGCGACGTGTACGGGGCGATCACGACGGTGTGGGACTGGCTGACGCAGGTGAATGCGGAGTCCTTCGCCGGGCACTCGGACTGGCGTCTGGCGACCACCGCGGGCTGTTGTGGGTGGGAGACCGGGGATCTGGAGGAGCTTGGGTCGATCCGCGACTTGGGCCAGGGCATCTGCGGAGGTGGGAGTGGGGCGTGTATCGATCCGATCTTCGGGCCGACGGCCGCGGCAGACTACTACTCGGCCTCGACCGCCGGGAACGACGGGAACGCCGCGGGGATCGTGCCCTTCGACAGTGGCGGGCTGGGCATCGGAGGCAAAATGTACGGCATGCGCGTCCGGGCGGTCCGGTAG
- a CDS encoding AbrB/MazE/SpoVT family DNA-binding domain-containing protein: MGKVSAVSVLSVGQTGQVTIPAEFRKAHALTGGAKLLAVRMGDTLVMAPHDAMLESICLRLEEAMRGAGLSPRELEAAALEEREAIVAKRYGGSPGRRRHPRR; this comes from the coding sequence ATGGGCAAGGTATCGGCCGTCTCGGTCTTGAGCGTCGGACAGACGGGGCAAGTAACCATACCGGCCGAGTTTCGAAAGGCACATGCCCTCACAGGAGGAGCCAAGCTGCTCGCCGTGAGGATGGGGGATACGCTCGTCATGGCGCCCCACGACGCGATGCTCGAGTCCATCTGCCTGCGCCTGGAGGAGGCGATGCGGGGAGCGGGGCTGTCGCCGCGCGAGCTGGAGGCTGCGGCCCTCGAGGAGCGTGAGGCCATCGTCGCGAAACGCTACGGAGGCTCGCCAGGTCGTCGGCGTCACCCGCGGCGGTGA